The Actinocorallia herbida DNA window ATGGAGTGATGCCGTCCCTTCCGCATCTCCGCAGGTGCTCCAGCCCTCGTGGGTCGGCGATCACGAGCGCGTCGGGGTGCTTGGCCAGGAGCGCCTCCAGCTGCTGCTCGCCGAGCCGGTAGTTCAGCGGGACCAGCGGCACGCCCGCGAGGTCCGCGGCGAACAGCGCGACGGGGAAGGCCGGCCCGTTGACCGCCAGGTACACGATCGCGTCGGCACCGCGCTCGCGCACGAGCGCGGCACCCGATCCCGCCCGCGCCGCGACGCCCGCGGCGGTGAAACCGGTGGTCCTGCCGCCCACCACGACGCGGTCCCCGAACCCTTCGGCGGCCATGCCGACAAGCGTCATCAGTCTCATGTCGCCCCGCTCAGTCCGACGCGGGCAGGGGCTTGGCCTGGAGCAGGCCCAGTGGTTCCCCGTCCAACGCGAGGGTGCCGGTGCCGCTCTTGGTGCAGAGCACCTCGATCCGTCCCGCCGGGTCGGAGTACCGCTTGCCGAGTACGGTGCCCGCGGCCTGCGCCGGGTCCGCCTCCGCGCCCGGCACCGTCTCCCCCGCGGTGACCATGCGTACCCCGCCGCAGGTCAGCAGGGCCTCCTCCACACCGCTCCGGGTGACGACCACGGACGTGTCGTCGACCGCGCTCACGAGCGCCTGACCGATTCGAAGCTTCACAACGACTCCCTGGCCTGTCCTGCCGCCCGCCGGGCTCCGTGCACCGGACGGGAGGCGATCAACTGGTGAATCCTGAAAAGTGGGTGCTACCGGCCTTGCCAGACGGGCGTGCGCCTGGCCGCGAAGGCCGCGGCGCCCTCCTTGGCGTCGGCCGAGGCGAAGACCGGGGCGCAGAGCTCCGCGTTGTTCCGCCAGCCGTCCTCCAGCGTCCAGTCCGTCTGCACCACCGCGATCTCCTTGGTCACCGCGACGGCCATCGGGCCGTTCGCGGCGACCGCCGCGGCGAGCTCCAGCGCGCCCGCCAGCGCCTCGCCCTCCGGGGTGATCCGGTTGACCAGGCCCAGTTCGGCCGCGCGCCGCGCGGTGACGGGCTCCCCGGTCAGCAGGAACTCCATGGCGATGGCCTGCGGGATACGGCGGGGCAGGAGCATCGCGGCGCCTCCCCCCGCCACCAGGGCGCGCTTGACCTCGGGGACGCCGAACCTGCTGTTCTCCGCCGCCACCACCATGTCGCAGGCGAGCATCAGCTCGAAGCCGCCCGCGAGGGCCCAGCCCTCGACCGCGGCGATCAGCGGCTTGCGCGGCGGGGTGACCGTCACTCCCCCGAAGCCCCGGCCCTCGATGTTCGGGGTCTCCCCGGTCATCCACGCCTTGAGGTCCATTCCCGAGCAGAAGGCCC harbors:
- a CDS encoding crotonase/enoyl-CoA hydratase family protein: MADSVVLEQRGGILVITINRPEARNALDREASLRIAAAADRLDADDELRVGVLTGAGGAFCSGMDLKAWMTGETPNIEGRGFGGVTVTPPRKPLIAAVEGWALAGGFELMLACDMVVAAENSRFGVPEVKRALVAGGGAAMLLPRRIPQAIAMEFLLTGEPVTARRAAELGLVNRITPEGEALAGALELAAAVAANGPMAVAVTKEIAVVQTDWTLEDGWRNNAELCAPVFASADAKEGAAAFAARRTPVWQGR